Proteins encoded within one genomic window of Rhodohalobacter sp. SW132:
- a CDS encoding NAD(P)H-dependent oxidoreductase, whose amino-acid sequence MKVLVILGHPRMHSLNSALADSYCSGAEEAGVQLRRLNLGEMDFDPDVHEISPADQPLEPDLQHAKELIEWADHLTFIYPGWWGVGPARLKGFLDRVLLPGFAFTERSDGTFKALLKGRTAHLITTLDMPSWVYRIIFRAPGHNAMKRSSLGFCGIDTTRILTLGPVKDSTPDQRKLWLQKARSLGSSLQRGVRSRTGSVLHNTASWLKALRLQFYPMTWIAYTVGALGAAAATGVWDLWIYVLGFCFLFFLEAATVFTNEWFDFETDRINENYGPFTGGSRVLVDENLSHRQLAVGIGTALCLTAGSMFLLLTQSGFSVPILTIMGVMTVLALGYTIPPLKLSWRGFGELDVGFTHSLGAVLCGYLFLDGHWMSPFPWLVSIPLFLSVLPSIILAGIPDYSADKKAGKKTLAVLLGRKRAKQAALLFTLLAVVSVAILQGRPALMGTLNGLIIPAALHGMFLMYTLYQDQKGEQSEGRIDSLMALSLSFILWFGIIPLIHIY is encoded by the coding sequence CTGAAGGTGTTGGTTATTCTGGGCCATCCGCGAATGCACAGTCTCAACTCGGCACTCGCCGATTCCTATTGCAGCGGGGCCGAGGAGGCGGGCGTGCAGCTGAGACGGCTGAACCTGGGGGAGATGGATTTTGATCCCGACGTGCATGAAATCTCGCCGGCGGATCAGCCCCTGGAACCGGACCTCCAGCATGCCAAGGAGTTGATTGAGTGGGCCGATCACCTGACCTTCATCTATCCCGGCTGGTGGGGCGTGGGCCCGGCCCGGCTGAAAGGATTTCTGGACCGGGTTCTGCTGCCCGGCTTTGCCTTTACCGAGCGCAGCGACGGCACCTTTAAAGCTCTCTTAAAAGGCCGGACCGCCCACCTGATTACCACCCTCGATATGCCCTCCTGGGTCTATCGCATCATTTTTCGTGCGCCGGGCCACAATGCCATGAAACGCTCGTCGCTCGGTTTTTGCGGTATTGACACCACCCGGATTCTCACCCTGGGTCCGGTGAAAGATTCAACGCCCGACCAGCGCAAATTGTGGCTGCAAAAGGCCCGCAGCCTGGGATCTTCGCTTCAGCGGGGAGTGCGGAGCCGCACCGGGTCTGTTCTGCACAACACTGCATCCTGGCTGAAAGCACTGCGCCTTCAGTTCTATCCCATGACCTGGATTGCCTATACCGTGGGGGCGCTGGGTGCAGCGGCTGCAACCGGCGTCTGGGATCTCTGGATTTACGTGTTAGGCTTCTGTTTCCTGTTTTTCCTGGAGGCGGCCACTGTTTTCACGAACGAATGGTTTGATTTTGAGACCGACCGCATCAACGAGAATTACGGCCCTTTTACTGGCGGCTCGCGCGTGCTGGTTGATGAAAATCTCTCTCACCGGCAGCTGGCCGTCGGAATTGGAACGGCACTGTGTTTAACGGCCGGAAGCATGTTCCTGCTTCTAACCCAGTCCGGCTTCTCTGTTCCCATACTGACCATCATGGGAGTCATGACCGTTCTGGCCCTGGGATACACAATCCCTCCGCTGAAGCTTTCATGGCGGGGATTTGGCGAGCTTGATGTGGGCTTTACGCACAGCCTGGGAGCTGTGCTCTGCGGATACCTGTTCCTGGACGGCCACTGGATGAGCCCCTTTCCCTGGCTGGTGAGCATTCCCCTGTTTTTATCTGTATTGCCGTCGATCATCCTTGCCGGTATTCCGGATTATAGCGCCGATAAAAAAGCGGGCAAAAAGACCCTGGCCGTTTTGCTGGGGAGAAAACGCGCAAAACAGGCGGCCCTGCTGTTTACGCTGCTGGCGGTCGTTTCTGTGGCTATTCTTCAAGGCCGGCCGGCTTTGATGGGTACGCTCAACGGACTGATTATTCCGGCAGCCCTGCACGGAATGTTTCTTATGTATACGCTCTACCAGGATCAAAAAGGAGAACAGAGTGAGGGCCGGATAGACAGCTTGATGGCACTTTCACTCAGTTTCATCCTTTGGTTCGGCATCATCCCCCTGATTCACATTTATTGA
- a CDS encoding four helix bundle protein → MKRENYDLEDRLIEFAVQSTDIAEALPRTDAGRYLSGQIIRSGTSPALVYGEAQSAESRKDFIHKVSIMLKELRETRINMKIMRKKGFLTDTPLITNAIREVNELIAIFVKSIQTAKRNNE, encoded by the coding sequence ATGAAAAGAGAAAATTATGATCTTGAAGATCGGCTGATCGAATTTGCTGTACAGTCAACTGATATTGCAGAAGCTCTTCCCCGAACAGATGCCGGAAGGTACTTATCGGGGCAAATCATCCGTTCCGGAACGTCGCCGGCTCTGGTGTATGGCGAGGCGCAGAGTGCGGAATCACGGAAGGACTTTATACACAAAGTCAGCATCATGCTTAAAGAGCTGCGCGAGACGAGAATTAATATGAAGATTATGCGGAAAAAGGGGTTTTTGACGGATACGCCTTTGATCACAAATGCCATCAGAGAAGTAAATGAGCTGATCGCCATTTTTGTAAAAAGCATTCAAACCGCCAAAAGAAATAATGAATAA